The following are encoded together in the Thunnus albacares chromosome 7, fThuAlb1.1, whole genome shotgun sequence genome:
- the syt18b gene encoding uncharacterized protein syt18b yields MPYHDEEYPGQPLWQSVLLFCCKGMIEGIMVILFFWLLVQVLFTKQLEVHLQILLLVGLIIFCLCLILGCILCWRTSQICSVKDKEPVTSAPTPAEPVAFAQNPPPSPATTMSRQQYEELDGDTLEYPSTFSSPAPSEGEFSSLSFSNRGHTASERKEQSKSYFSLRRLSTPPLTSPLYKPIDPSHGSLPSFPKLGLFSKTCKALQRRCTVTGDSISYNEHSRLTSPGAVSPSMPEEPIPLVPLSYGSSCKQPISPCLHFTMAFSPEQQTLTVTVLSFTGMSHRLEDVSVLGSLPPLYPCPIQASIQSSLSPEPNNRVLTLKVSSVKELQKCTLRIAVYTREPPSLRGTTLGELEAECGGRDWKAGHAFHFTRELNPNKWKLKKVVVYYINVCEKVMTKYPLQTYEYTLFGIIICDTRA; encoded by the exons ATGCCTTACCATGATGAGGAGTACCCAGGCCAGCCTCTCTGGCAGTCTGTGCTGCTCTTCTGCTGTAAGGGTATGATCGAGGGCATCATGGTCATACTCTTCTTCTGGCTTCTTGTGCAGGTCCTCTTCACCAAACAGTTGGAAG TTCACCTCCAAATTCTTCTTTTGGTTGGACTGATCATTTTTTGCCTGTGTTTGATCCTGGGATGTATTCTGTGTTGGAGGACAAGTCAAATTTGTTCAGTAAAAGACAAAGAACCTGTGACATCAGCACCAACTCCTGCTGAACCTGTGGCCTTTGCCCAGAACCCGCCTCCCTCACCTGCAACGACAATGTCCAGGCAGCAATATGAGGAGCTGGATGGAGATACACTGGAGTACCCTTCCACATTCTCCAGTCCTGCCCCTTCTGAGGGTGAATTTAGCTCTCTGTCGTTCTCTAATCGAGGCCATACTGCCTCTGAGAGAAAAGAGCAGTCAAAATCTTATTTTTCGCTGCGCCGCCTCAGCACACCACCACTAACGTCACCTCTATATAAACCTATAGATCCCAGCCATGGTTCCCTGCCTTCATTTCCCAAACTGGGACTGTTTTCCAAAACATGTAAGGCTCTGCAGAGACGTTGCACTGTGACTGGGGATAGTATATCTTACAATGAACACAGCAGACTCACCAGCCCCGGTGCTGTCTCTCCTTCTATGCCTGAAGAACCAATCCCACTGGTTCCACTGAGCTACGGCTCCAGCTGCAAACAGCCAATATCACCCTGCCTCCATTTCACTATGGCCTTCTCTCCAGAGCAACAAACCCTGACCGTCACTGTCCTCAGCTTCACTGGGATGTCCCACAGACTAGAGGATGTGTCTGTGCTGGGTAGCCTGCCGCCTCTGTACCCTTGTCCCATACAAGCCTCAATCCAAAGCAGCCTCAGCCCTGAGCCCAACAACCGGGTGCTGACTTTGAAGGTGAGCTCTGTGAAGGAGCTCCAAAAGTGCACTCTCAGAATAGCTGTATACACACGGGAACCACCAAGTCTGAGAGGCACCACACTGGGTGAGCTGGAGGCCGAGTGTGGAGGAAGAGACTGGAAAGCAGGACATGCATTCCATTTCACGAGAGAGCTTAACCCAAACAAATGGAAGCTAAAAAAGGTAGTGGTCTATTATATTAATGTATGTGAGAAGGTTATGACTAaatatcccctccagacatatgAATATACTCtgtttggaataataatttgt GACACGAGAGCTTGA